The nucleotide window CGTTGGGCGACTGGACCCCTCTCAGCCAATAGACCTCACCCAGCTGGTCAATAGCAGAGGTGTCACCATTCAGCCGCTCAAACGGGACTATGGTGTGCACCTCGTGGATGAGGTGTGTGATTTAAGTGTTATTTGACAGTGGGGTAAAagaactgcaaaaaaaaagcactgttttactgttttgcCAGACAGTTTGCCTGGAATTGCACCATGCACAGGTCATACAGGATGTGTAATCTGTGTAATTCCCTTCAAATGACCACATGAAATGTAGTGCAATGTCAGGATCCAAATGCGGGATAGTATTCATCATGTTTCCAAGGCAGCTGAAACCCTAAGtatcaatatttttttatagaaaGTAATTAATTCTTTGCTACAATGACCATAACATGATTTATTTTGGAGGGTTAATGTTCTACTTCCTTAATTGTCCTGAGCCTGTATTAAGGATAAATATACTGCTCAGTTTGACTGGACAAGCCTTGTCTCCTGGTCATCAGTATTGTTGTCTATTGCCAAGTGTTTTGTAGTCTACTTTGACTACTAAGAAAAATGATTTTCGGCACTATGCAGTCATTTACTCCAGAACTTTTATTGTAAAGGCTTGCAGGTGTATACTCAGGCCTGCTGTAGATTAAAATCACATCTATagcataatataataatgtattCTACCTCCTCTGATAAGTATATTCTAGCTCAAGATTTTTTTCTCCGTCCAGTTGATAGATCACGATTTTGTTCGATTTGCATGTAGGGAGTCATATTGTCCAGATGGGGGCAGTAGTCAATCACATTTAAAGTCCAAACCTTTTTTGTATGTAGAATTCTACCTGTTGACTtgtgttttttctctgttttgtgtgtctgctttttttctgctgACTGCTGCAGGGAGCTGATATATTCTGTGCCAAGTTGAATCTGGAGGTACAGATGGCATCTGAAGGTGCCATTGCTGCCGTGGAATGCAATGGTGGTGTAATTACAACCAGCTATTATGACCCTCGCAGCTTACGtgagtctgacacacacacacacacacacattttgattTTTAAGGTGCTTAAGAAGCAACATTTAGACACTAAATATCTTGGTCAGCATTTTTAGAGAAAGaggaaatttaaataaatgggaTGTCAGTTGCTTCCACCATGCAACTACTTTGTACTTTTGCTTAGAACGTATCTTTGACTTGGTTAACGTCATATGTAATTGCCAGTATCTGTCAAGCTAACTTGTGTGcgtttgggtgtgttttttaGAGATCCTCATTAAGCCAGTTCCATTCTTTATGAGTGGACAGCCCATCCCAAAGCGAATGTTCCCTGGTGAAGATCTCCTGCCATACTACACAGATGCCAACAATCGTGGCTACCTTGCTGATGCGGAGAAGGTCCAGGCTGCCAGGCTAGCACTCGCAAAAAAATATGGCTACACGTTACCGGACATGTCCACAGAGGAAGTGTGTAAAATGTTAGCAGAGCGTAAGGGTCCCCGACAGATCTTTTTTGGTTTGGCTCCAGGTTGGGTAGTGAACATGACTGACAAGAAGATTCTTAAGCCTATGGACGAGGACTTGTTGCAGTACTACAGTTCATAGCGTTTCATGTTGCTCTGTGATACCCTAACGTAGGTCTGTTTTTCCCAATAATGTCTGAATctgtaaatatgtattattgtttacatttgttaataataaaatgtccCCATGCTTAATGTTTGGCCAGCTATAATAATTGTGAACAAATAAGTAAACACAAATTATACAGTGGGCGTCAatgtggcgcagcaagtagtgtcgcagtcacacaactccgggggtctggatgttgtgggttcaagtcccactccgggtgactgtctgtgaggagtttggtgtgttctccctgtatccacgtgggtttcctccgggtgctctggttttatttattataaccAAAAATGGCAACCATTTCTTTTTAATGGCACAGCAAGGCTCATACTCTAGGAATATTGTGTGAAGGTTTTTCATGGATTCAGTAGAGGATAACAGCCGAAGCACATTAAGGAGAAAATGCAATAAAGACTAACAAGCAACACAAACTCGACATTACACTTCCTAATAAAAAACATATAGGCTGCGTCCCAATTATGTAACCTTAAGTGT belongs to Hoplias malabaricus isolate fHopMal1 chromosome 9, fHopMal1.hap1, whole genome shotgun sequence and includes:
- the mrpl15 gene encoding large ribosomal subunit protein uL15m, yielding MSVSRAGGGGKTLDIVRNLPRITLANLRPNPGARKNEKRRGRGMHGGNKSGRGHKGERQRGNRPRLGFEGGQTPFYLIIPKYGYNQGHSLRHQYPPLTLRRLQYLIDVGRLDPSQPIDLTQLVNSRGVTIQPLKRDYGVHLVDEGADIFCAKLNLEVQMASEGAIAAVECNGGVITTSYYDPRSLQILIKPVPFFMSGQPIPKRMFPGEDLLPYYTDANNRGYLADAEKVQAARLALAKKYGYTLPDMSTEEVCKMLAERKGPRQIFFGLAPGWVVNMTDKKILKPMDEDLLQYYSS